The Nerophis ophidion isolate RoL-2023_Sa unplaced genomic scaffold, RoL_Noph_v1.0 HiC_scaffold_53, whole genome shotgun sequence genomic sequence gctgaatcagcgactaactgctgccgttgaagaaatatttgtgattttagaaaaaaaaaaaaaaaacgacaacagaataagaggaggaactttgtccaacaaaaaaggagaaggagcgacaacatcaactactggacagtgttttcaagaaacatcaagttgtgttacacatccaatcatctatcttcttctgcttatctgaggtcgggtcgcggggccagcagcctaagtagggaagcccagcctttcctttccccagccacgtCATACAGCTCTTtctaggggatcccgaggcgttcccaggccagccagtttctaacataatagtgagagtccagtccatagtggggccagctggagaccatcccgagcgcagacaggtcagcaacgcagagatgtccccaaccgatgcacaggcgagcggtccaccccaggtcccgactctggacatatatatatatatataaaattaaaaacaaaataagataaggctctgaattggtttcttaacaaaacctttctacttataaaatgcaacattttaacgtataaagtgcaacataaaactgcttcaagttgtagctcagattaaataaaatgacatatCTTTccttctacatacaaaaagtgcaacattaaacagtttcaagtcaactcagcctcagattaacttttcttccccCTCCCTACCCTATAACCCTGATGACTTTCACtcaattttcatgttttctgccagAAAAATTAGTTTAACCACcttgtctgcagaaagagcagacctgcttgcagttacaatgtcCCCAGCTGTGAAAAATACCCTTTCGCTGGACACAGAGGTAGCAGGTATCGCGAGGTAGtgtctggctaacttggcagtaagaggatatatgggctcattgtatttccaccatagaagtgggtcaaaatctagtttttaatgcactatggtcttaaatctgctgctgtaaaaacaccaacagcatttgttattgctttagccctgcctgagttgccgagtagaagctgcttgaatgcagtgggagctgcgtttgttcgtctttctctttgttgaagccatgttatccattgttgtatcgcactgcgtagccgaagtgttcccaaacgggagatcttaacgaggcaggagtgtCTTTCAGCTCTGGTTTTTACTCTTTGTAGTAGCCCGGtcattgctagcatgccgtgtgttgtgcctcagtgtacattgttgacacaacgtgtggtgcgctacttaatatgtccgtgtggaaacttgttcgatacaccaccgaaccgaacccaaacccccgtaccgaaacggttcaatacaaatacacgtaccgttacacccttaatacacacacatctgaagattataaaaaaataaacatatttggtgggccaaacaaaatgactcggcgaaccaatgtttggtatgagtgatatgacctcaaatctatatcctaataacaatatatgtcacgatacatcatttggtatatgattgataatagaagaatttcaaaactgtttacaaaggctcttaatttggcagctgacatatgcagtaacatattgtgtcttttctaattgtattattttgtcgaaacaattattattaatgtacttgtttatttactgttaatatctggttactttatttgagaacaTAGTACTGGGAATGATGtaataatagggacggcgtggcgcagtgggagagtggccgtgcgcaactcgagggtccctggttcaatccccacctagtactaacctcgtcacgtccattgtgtcctgagcaagacacttcacccttgctcctgatgggtgctggttagcaccttgcatggcagctccctccatcagtgtgtgaatgggtaaatgtggaagtagtgtcaaaaagtaccttgaaagtagaaaagcgcgatacaagtacaacccatttatagagGTTGTCGTCTGAAAACACACATGTcgtctgaaaacacacatgagcagacacactggagaaaaaccttttatccgtTCAATATGTGGTAATGGTTTTACACAAAATTGgagtttgaaagtgcacatgagaacacacactggtaaaaaacctttttcctgttcaacctgtggtaaaggttttacagaaagtcaaaatttgaaaagacacatgagaacacacactggtgaaaaaccttttacctgctcaacctgtggtaaaggttttacagaaagtcaaaatttgaaaagacacatgagaacacacactggtgaaaaacctttttcttgctcagaatgtggtaaagattTTGTACAAAGTCCCCttttaaaagcacacatgagaacacacactggtgaaaaaccttttgtctgttcaatctgtggtaaagattttacagaAAGTCGATGGttaaaagtgcacatgagaacacacactggtgaaaaaccgttttcctgttcagtctgtggtaaaggttttacacaaagtcatcaTTTAAAACTGCACgacagaacacacactggtgaaaaacctttttcctgttcaatctgtgataaaggttttacagaaaactggtgtttgaaagtacacaagagaacacacactggtgaaaattcacattcctgttcaatctgtaacagaagcttttgtcaacaatcaaagcttgtagcacacatgagaagacacccaggagagaaagtgttgagttgcagtgtgtgtggtgaaagattgtcttctaagtagcagtgtaagaaacacaagtgtgctggtgagaacagcagcagcaaatgaaactgcaggatttgaaataaactgtccagactttcattttgactttctaacaacatcagcacatataacatgtgtgacattgttgtttttcCAACAATCTTTTTAAAATGCTtccacatttatagattagatattttatattaatccttttttcagtcaagcacatacattaatatgcaacattgtgtacttttattaaaaaatggacagaacaatttgagtaaaaagcTGAGTAAACAGTacaacacacattttacatgcaatgaACATTTTGtgcgtatgtatacacacacacacacacacacacacacacacatatatatatatatatatatatatatatcctgtatattcatcatacaattttagacttaattatatgaaatattgtatttgtaattgttaataatcccatagattatcacctttatatgatatacatatgtactggttcacatctgaaacatcttctggaccacttcaggaagcatattattatttactttatacatcatttaaacagttgtcttttatacaattttaaaatgtgtctttttaaaccatttgttgggtctctacaatcatttttattcattatcgtcattactctgtaatatgatgattgtgttgtgattgttttatatgtatgtccccagacctttatgcagtataaaagtgagagaaaatagcagatttttttttttgtgaaaggatggttttgtttttacaaacttacatttgtgtattatatatattgtgttttaaacatttgttttaatgttttttattttcttttttaacatccccaaaacaacatcaatatcagtcaaagtttggagtgtcagacaaaagccaatattgtacatcatcccacagagatttactttgcatacattcttaaaaaaaacagtttattgtGTTTTCCTATCACAgatcgaacaagtgttgtcttcaattgcaaaacaacatccaaaatattactttaagtggtcaattccgtcGTTTTTTTCTCAAACTATTTAttttgccttagaaagaatggaaaATTTTAAgttatgagtttttttcttgttccaggttgtacttaatgaaatcttcaaataataaactatttttatcagtcaataagtgcatcagtgaccaaatgcctttttcaaaccattgctgttcaaagatggatttgtttctcattttaatgtacgaacaattccatagtggagtattgtgtgtgatgaagttgtgtttgtaaattagtttccagtacaacaacacttgctggtagggatgggtactgttcacttttcAACCGATACGGAACAAATTCCACTACCTCCAAATCAATACCAGTCCTCAACAGTacgactttttggtacttttgtgtgtgttaataattttGATTGTTTGCGATAAATTTATATTGCAAcgtttaaaaataagattattattGATAACTGTGGTCCTTTCgttaccctttgttttttgtttttttgttttcatatcatcatttacatgtagctttatttacatttgcaagtccagtacgctagatggctgtagtgtaaatgcataatgtgttttgttgcgcccaaaaaagtgttaatactgtaaatattggatttattatgcaccagctgtctgattctaacatttatcttagttatagttttaattaactcatttggtgggtgttaacgtcatgagaaattgctaatgctaatcagtagcatgtcaatagcaaagccaatgtatattagcatcaagctaacataacttttatagcgtttttttttagtccatttctttgttggcattgacaattgcaacatttatctcaaggtagtttgactcagactgctctcagtgctgctggagtgatctccaaatgccaaacagaggtcaaatgagttccaagttggatattcaacagacattcaacatccagccaggctgactgtttgaaaactcatgccacgtctgtcagtccctgctgacaagtgctttactttaagggaccgtcaataaagtacttgtcaTTAGCTCACTAAGAACATTTCAATTGTCAGTAGCTTCAGTCATGTGACCTAGAACCTCAAACCTACTTTCATGTTGTTTGTTCATCACTGCTGTAGTCGGCTCATGCCTTGAATTGTCCGGTTTTAAGggataaacagtagaaaatggatggatggatgtttagtgacaGAGTGGAAACTGCCAAACCTCAAGCCCACCAAGTGCTTGAACCCAAAGCAGTTTTGGGAGAAAAGTTTACAGGTCAGATGAGACTTTGCCTCACCTCCAATCAAGAGTGGAAAGGCTGATCTTTGTACACAACCAGCTTTTCCaacaagacaacaatattaaacacacataaaaactgttttcaaagggtttcaggcaggtttctggaatgtccgttccagagactggaccttaaccctgctaaacatttgagaacattgctttgaactggctctgtgtcaagaaagcaacacatgtcaatcaaatctaccagtatttccaagaacggggtcaaatatgcaagtaaaatgttgccagaagcatcttgcttcatttttatttattgttacgtgttgtgaagaaaccctgaattgctctgttataagaacatcagactttcattctgacttccaggattcaagtccataacttttatggacagaatttcgaggcgcagtcaaggcgttaaggggatcgtgtttggtgactgcaggattaggttcctgctttttgcagatgatgtggtcctgatggcttcatctggccaggatcttcagttctcactggatcggttcgcagccgaatgtgaagcgactgggatgagaatcagcacctccaagtgtgagtccatggttcttgcccggaaaagggtggagtgccatctgcgcgttggggaggagaccctgccccaagtggaggagttcaagtacctcggagtcttgttcacgagtgagggaagagtggatggtgagatcgacaggcggatcgtaatgtggacgctgtatcgatccgttgtggtgaagaaggagctgagccgagaggcaaagctctcaatttaccggtcgatctacgttcccatcctcacctatggtcatgagc encodes the following:
- the LOC133546965 gene encoding gastrula zinc finger protein XlCGF8.2DB-like, which produces MSPAVKNTLSLDTEVAEKPFIRSICGNGFTQNWSLKVHMRTHTGKKPFSCSTCGKGFTESQNLKRHMRTHTGEKPFTCSTCGKGFTESQNLKRHMRTHTGEKPFSCSECGKDFVQSPLLKAHMRTHTGEKPFVCSICGKDFTESRWLKVHMRTHTGEKPFSCSVCGKGFTQSHHLKLHDRTHTGEKPFSCSICDKGFTENWCLKVHKRTHTGENSHSCSICNRSFCQQSKLVAHMRRHPGEKVLSCSVW